In one Motacilla alba alba isolate MOTALB_02 chromosome 7, Motacilla_alba_V1.0_pri, whole genome shotgun sequence genomic region, the following are encoded:
- the PRPF40A gene encoding pre-mRNA-processing factor 40 homolog A: protein MSGGDSTAAAAAASPQPLPFSLPKPPPLMQLTPGDAVRPVGSGADQSPKSARLAARPDWPAGKPVSLLAPLLPPRGEPEPLLPFGPAAPRPPLRGRLLGRCGGSLLSPAMRPGGVDRGSLMMGHPGMPHYPPMGMHPMGQRPPNMPPVPHGMMPQMMPPMGGPPMGQMPGMMQSVMPGMMMSHMSQAAMQPTVPPGVNSMDAQVGVTPPGTQTTHAVVSTVQPSSTASSSASEEHSKQKSTWTEHKSPDGRTYYYNTETKQSTWEKPDDLKTPAEQLLSKCPWKEYKSDSGKPYYYNSQTKESRWAKPKELEDLEAMIKAEENSTKPEDAAAATSAPATAGDAPGGASAAPAAESAAGTAAAAGAAPEGESAPAAAAGDADAAGTAAAEEQGQGGVAPGAQDGGADTAAAATDEAAKQEASGDAAAKKEDEDAQPVKKTYTWNTKEEAKQAFKELLKEKRVPSNASWEQAMKMIINDPRYSALAKLSEKKQAFNAYKVQTEKEEKEEARSKYKEAKESFQRFLENHEKMTSTTRYKKAEQMFGELEVWNAISERDRLEIYEDVLFFLSKKEKEQAKQLRKRNWEALKNILDNMANVTYCTTWSEAQQYLMDNPTFAEDEELQNMDKEDALICFEEHIRALEKEEEEEKQKSLLRERRRQRKNRESFQLFLDELHEHGQLHSMSSWMELYPAISSDIRFTSMLGQPGSTALDLFKFYVEDLKARYHDEKKIIKDILKDKGFVVEVNTSFEDFVTVISSTKRATTLDAGNIKLAFNSLLEKAEAREREREKEEARKMKRKESAFKSMLKQATPPIELDAVWEDIRDRFVKEPAFEDITLESERKRIFKDFLHVLEHECQHHHSKTKKHSKKSKKHHRKRSRSRSGSESEDDDSHSKKKRQRSESRSVSERSSSAESERSYKKSKKHKKKSKKRRHKSDSPESDVEREKDKKERERDSEKERARQRSESKHKSPTKKRPGKDSGNWDTSGSELSEGELEKQRRTLLEQLDEDQ, encoded by the exons atgtCCGGCGGGGACTCCacggccgcggccgccgccgcctccccgcagCCGCTGCCGTTCTCGCTGCCGAAGCCGCCGCCCCTCATGCAGCTGACGCCGGGCGACGCCGTGCGGCCGGTGGGCTCGGGCGCCGACCAATCGCCGAAGAGCGCGCGGCTGGCGGCGCGCCCCGATTGGCCGGCGGGGAAGCCCGTCAGCCTGCTGGCGCCGCTGCTCCCGCCCCGCGGCGAGCCCGAGCCGCTGCTGCCCTTCgggcccgcggccccgcggccgccgctgcgCGGGCGCCTCCTGGGCCGCTGCGGcggctccctgctcagccccgcCATGCGGCCCGGCGGCGTCGACCGCGGCTCGCTCATG ATGGGCCACCCGGGAATGCCCCACTACCCCCCCATGGGCATGCACCCCATGGGGCAGAGACCTCCCAACATGCCCCCGGTTCCCCACGGGATGATGCCTCAGATGATGCCCCCCATGGGAGGACCCCCGATGGGGCAG ATGCCTGGAATGATGCAGTCAGTGATGCCTGGAATGATGATGTCCCACATGTCCCAGGCTGCCATGCAGCCCACGGTTCCT cCGGGAGTGAACAGCATGGATGCACAAGTAG gtgtGACTCCTCCTGGGACTCAG ACGACGCATGCCGTGGTCTCCACggtgcagcccagctccaccgccagcagctctgccagcgaGGAGCACTCCAAGCAG AAATCCACGTGGACGGAGCACAAGTCCCCGGATGGAAGAACTTATTACTACAACACTGAGACCAAGCAGTCCACGTGGGAGAAGCCAGATGACCTCAAAACCCCTGCTGAG CAATTGCTGTCCAAGTGTCCCTGGAAGGAGTATAAATCAGATTCTGGGAAGCCTTATTACTACAATTCCCAAACCAAGGAATCCCGCTGGGCAAAACCCAAAGAGCTGGAGGATCTTGAAG cAATGAttaaagctgaagaaaacag CACGAAGCCGGAGGATGCGGCCGCCGCCACCTCGGCTCCGGCCACGGCCGGGGACGCTCCCGGCGGGGccagcgcggccccggccgccgAGAGCGCCGCGGGCACGGCCGCTGCCGCGGGAGCCGCTCCCGAGGGGGAAtccgccccggccgccgccgcgggggACGCGGACGCTGCCGGCACGGCCGCGGCcgaggagcagggccagggcggCGTCGCCCCCGGCGCGCAGGACGGCGGCGCCGACACCGCGGCCGCCGCCACGGATGAGGCGGCCAAGCAGGAGGCCTCGGGAGA TGCTGCTGCAAAGAAGGAGGATGAGGACGCCCAACCAGTTAAAAAAACCTACACGTGGAACACAAAGGAAGAGGCCAAACAAGCTTTTAAAGAACTGttaaaagaaaag CGGGTTCCATCCAACGCGTCCTGGGAGCAGGCCATGAAAATGATCATTAATGACCCCAGATACAG TGCTTTGGCAAAACTGAGTGAAAAGAAGCAGGCCTTTAATGCCTACAAAGTTCAgacagagaaggaggagaaggaagaagccAGATCCAAGTACAAGGAAGCCAAGGAATCCTTCCAGCGCTTCCTGGAAAACCATGAGAAGATGACATCCACCACCAGATACAA aaaagctgaacAGATGTTTGGGGAGCTGGAAGTGTGGAACGCCATATCCGAGCGGGACCGGCTGGAGATCTACGAGGATGTTCTGTTCTTCCTGTCCAAGAAGGAGAAG GAACAAGCCAAGCAGCTGCGGAAGAGGAACTGGGAAGCTCTGAAGAACATCCTGGATAACATGGCCAACGTCACCTACTGCACCACCTGGTCAGAGGCCCAGCAGTACCTCATGGACAACCCCACCTTTGCCGAGGATGAGGAGCTCCAGA ACATGGATAAGGAGGATGCCCTGATCTGTTTTGAGGAACATATCAGGGCCttggagaaagaggaggaggaggagaagcagaaaagtttgctgagggaaaggaggaggcagCGTAAAAACAGGGAATCTTTCCAG CTGTTCCTGGACGAGCTGCACGAGCACGGGCAGCTGCACTCCATGTCCTCCTGGATGGAGCTGTACCCGGCCATCAGCTCCGACATCAGGTTCACCAGCATGCTGGGCCAGCCCG GATCAACAGCACTTGACCTGTTCAAGTTCTACGTGGAGGATTTAAAGGCTCGCTACCACGATGAGAAGAAGATAATTAAAGACATCTTAAAG GATAAAGGATTTGTGGTAGAGGTGAACACTTCCTTTGAGGATTTTGTCACCGTCATCAGCTCCACTAAAAGAGCCACCACGTTGGATGCAGGGAATATCAAGCTGGCTTTCAACAGT ctgctggagaaggcgGAAGcgcgggagcgggagcgggagaaggaggaggcgaggaagatgaagaggaaGGAGTCAGCCTTCAAGAGCATGCTGAAACAAGCCACCCCCCCCATCGAGCTGGATGCTGTCTGGGAGGAT ATCAGAGACAGATTTGTGAAGGAGCCAGCATTCGAAGACATCACCCTGGAATCCGAAAGGAAAAGGATATTTAAGGATTTCCTTCATGTACTTGAg CACGAGTGTCAACACCACCACTCCAAGACCAAGAAACATTCGAAGAAATCCAAAAAACACCACCGGAAGCGCTCGCGTTCCCGCTCC GGCTCGGAGTCCGAGGATGATGACAGCCACTCCAAGAAGAAGCGGCAGCGCTCGGAATCGCGGTCGGTGTCCGAGCGTTCTTCCAGCGCCGAGTCTG agaggagtTACAAGAAGTCCAAAAAACACAAGAAGAAGAGCAAGAAGAGGAGGCACAAGTCT gaTTCACCAGAATCCGATGTGGAACGAGAGAAggacaagaaagaaagagagagggacaGTGAGAAGGAGAGAGCCAGACAGAGATCCGAGTCCAAGCATAAATCTCCCACTAAAAAACGGCCTGGAAAAGATTCC GGAAACTGGGATACCTCTGGCAGCGAGCTCAGCGAGggggagctggaaaagcagaggaggaCTCTTTTGGAACAGCTGGATGAAGATCAATGA